One Microcebus murinus isolate Inina chromosome 7, M.murinus_Inina_mat1.0, whole genome shotgun sequence genomic region harbors:
- the RBM12B gene encoding RNA-binding protein 12B — MAVVIRLLGLPFIAGPVDIRHFFTGLTIPDGGVHIIGGEIGEAFIIFATDEDARRAISRSGGFIKDSSVELFLSSKAEMQKIIEMKRTDRVGRGRPGSGASGVGSLSNFTEAIKEEASNSGYGSSMNQDAGFHTNGTGRGNLRPRKTRPLKAENPYLFLRGLPYLVNEDDVRVFFAGLCVDGVIFLKHHDGRNNGDAIVKFASCIDASGGLKCHRSFMGSRFIEVMQGSEQQWIEFGGNAVKEGDVPMRSEERSPPRGINDRHFRKWSHSKSPRRTRSRSPLGFYVHLKNLSLSINKRDLRNFFRDTDLTNEQIRFLYKDERRTRYAFVMFKTLKDYNTALGLHKTVLQYRPVHIDPVSRKQMLKFIECYEKKKPGSIEKERPGHVTQKYSQEGHSGQKLCIYIRNFPFDVTKVEVQKFFADFSLAENDIYLLYDDKGVGLGEALVKFKSEEQAVKAERLNRRRFLGTEVLLRLISEAQMQEFGVNFSLMSSEKMQVHSQSCDRDDHSHVFNSKDAPAYSVGPSENFRHQLDDLRQVDNFKHPQGDFRQPDRRPPEDFRHSSEDFRFPPEEFRRSPEEFRRPPEDFRRPPEDFRRPRKEHFRRPSEEDFRRPWEEDFRHPPEDDFRHSREEDWRWPHEEDWRRPLKEDFRRSPKGDFRQLPEEDFRQPSEEDFRWPAEGDFRRPPEEDWRRPPEVDSRRPPEVDSRRPPEEDFRRPSEEDFRHSPEEDYRHLPQEHFRRPSQEHFRRRPPEYFRRPPPEHFRRPPPEHFRRPPPEHFRRPPQEHLRRPPQEHFRRPLQEHFRRSREEEFRHPPDEDFRGPPDEDFRHPPDKDLRSPQEEDFRCPSDEDFRQLPEEDLREAPEEDPRLPDNFRPPGEDFRSPPDDFRSHRPFVNFGRPEGGKFDFGKHNMGGFPEGRFIPDPKLNCGSGRVTPIKIMNLPFKANVNEILDFFHGYRIIPDSVSIQYNEQGLPTGEAIVAMINYNEAMAAIKDLNDRPVGPRKVKLILL; from the coding sequence ATGGCTGTAGTCATCCGTTTACTTGGGCTTCCTTTTATTGCGGGGCCTGTGGATATTCGTCACTTCTTCACGGGATTGACTATTCCTGATGGAGGAGTGCATATAATTGGAGGGGAAATTGGggaggcttttattatttttgcaacagATGAAGATGCAAGACGTGCCATAAGCCGTTCAGGAGGGTTTATCAAGGATTCATCTGTAGAGCTCTTTCTTAGTAGCAAGGCAGAAATGCAGAagattatagaaatgaaaagaactgaTCGTGTGGGAAGAGGGCGACCAGGATCTGGGGCATCAGGGGTTGGCAGCCTATCTAATTTTACTGAGGCAATTAAGGAAGAAGCAAGTAATTCTGGATATGGCTCTTCGATGAATCAAGATGCTGGGTTTCATACTAATGGTACAGGACGTGGTAATTTAAGGCCAAGAAAGACAAGGCCATTGAAGGCTGAGAATCCTTACTTGTTTCTACGAGGTTTGCCTTACTTAGTCAATGAAGATGATGTACGTGTCTTTTTCGCTGGTTTGTGTGTGGATGGAGTAATTTTCCTAAAACATCATGATGGCCGAAATAATGGCGACGCCATAGTAAAATTTGCTTCATGTATTGATGCTTCAGGAGGTCTTAAATGTCATAGAAGTTTTATGGGTTCGCGATTTATAGAAGTAATGCAAGGATCAGAACAACAGTGGATTGAGTTTGGTGGTAATGCAGTTAAGGAAGGTGATGTTCCTATGAGATCTGAAGAACGTTCTCCACCAAGAGGAATTAATGATAGACATTTTCGAAAATGGTCTCATTCAAAATCTCCAAGAAGAACACGTTCTCGTTCCCCTCTTGGATTTTATGTTCACTTAAAAAATCTGTccctaagtattaataaaagagatttaagaaatTTCTTTAGAGATACTGATCTGACTAATGAACAGATTAGGTTTTTAtataaagatgaaagaagaacAAGATATGCCTTTGTGATGTTCAAGACTCTGAAAGACTATAATACTGCTCTGGGTTTACATAAGACTGTTTTACAATATCGTCCAGTTCATATTGATCCAGTTTCTAGAAAACAGATGCTGAAATTCATTGAATGTTATGAAAAGAAGAAACCAGGGTCAATAGAGAAAGAGAGGCCTGGACATGTTACACAAAAATACTCTCAAGAAGGCCACTCTGGCCAGAAGCTGtgcatatatataagaaattttccatttgatgTTACAAAAGTTGAAGTGCAGAAGTTCTTTGCAGACTTTTCTCTTGCTGAAAATGACATTTACTTGCTTTATGATGACAAAGGAGTTGGTCTGGGAGAAGCATTGGTGAAATTTAAATCAGAAGAACAGGCTGTGAAAGCCGAACGTTTAAACCGTCGAAGATTCTTAGGGACAGAGGTATTATTAAGACTTATATCTGAGGCACAAATGCAGGAGTTTGGTGTAAATTTTTCCTTGATGTCCAGTGAGAAAATGCAAGTTCATTCACAGTCATGTGATAGAGATGACCATTCCCATGTATTTAACTCAAAAGATGCACCAGCATACTCAGTTGGCCCTTCTGAAAACTTTAGACATCAGCTAGACGACTTGAGGCAAGTGGATAACTTCAAGCATCCCCAAGGGGATTTCCGACAGCCAGATAGGCGCCCTCCAGAAGACTTCAGGCACTCTTCAGAAGATTTCAGGTTCCCCCCAGAGGAGTTCAGGCGCTCTCCAGAGGAGTTCAGGCGCCCCCCAGAGGACTTCAGGCGCCCCCCAGAGGACTTCAGGCGCCCTCGGAAGGAGCACTTCAGGAGGCCTTCTGAGGAGGACTTCCGCCGCCCATGGGAAGAGGACTTCAGGCACCCCCCAGAGGATGACTTCAGGCACTCTAGGGAGGAGGACTGGAGGTGGCCTCATGAGGAGGATTGGAGGCGGCCATTGAAGGAGGATTTCAGGCGGTCTCCCAAGGGGGACTTCAGGCAGCTTCCTGAAGAGGACTTCAGGCAACCCTCTGAAGAAGACTTCAGGTGGCCTGCGGAAGGAGATTTCAGGCGGCCACCTGAAGAGGACTGGAGACGGCCACCTGAGGTGGACTCGAGGCGGCCACCTGAGGTGGACTCGAGGCGGCCACCTGAGGAAGACTTCCGGAGGCCCTCAGAAGAGGATTTCAGGCATTCCCCTGAGGaagactacaggcatttgccccAGGAGCATTTCAGACGGCCATCCCAGGAGCACTTCCGGCGGCGGCCCCCAGAGTATTTCAGGCGACCACCTCCGGAGCACTTCAGGCGGCCGCCCCCGGAGCACTTTAGACGGCCACCCCCGGAGCATTTCAGGCGTCCACCCCAGGAGCATCTCAGGCGCCCGCCCCAAGAGCATTTCAGGCGTCCACTGCAGGAGCATTTCAGGCGCTCCCGAGAGGAAGAGTTCAGGCACCCACCAGATGAAGACTTCAGGGGCCCTCCTGATGAAGACTTTAGGCACCCTCCGGATAAGGACTTAAGAAGCCCCCAGGAGGAAGATTTTAGATGCCCTTCTGATGAGGACTTCAGGCAGCTCCCTGAGGAAGACCTTAGGGAAGCTCCAGAGGAGGACCCTAGACTTCCCGACAATTTTAGACCTCCTGGTGAGGATTTTAGGAGCCCGCCTGATGATTTTAGAAGTCATCGCCCTTTTGTGAATTTTGGTCGCCCAGAAGGTGGCAAGTTTGATTTTGGAAAGCATAATATGGGAGGTTTTCCTGAGGGGAGATTTATTCCTGATCCAAAGTTAAATTGTGGTTCAGGTAGAGTAACTCCTATTAAGATAATGAATCTTCCATTTAAAGCTAATGTTAATGAAATTTTAGACTTTTTCCATGGTTATAGAATCATACCCGATTCAGTTTCGATACAGTATAATGAGCAAGGATTACCTACAGGGGAAGCCATTGTTGCTATGATAAACTATAATGAAGCTATGGCTGCTATTAAAGATCTAAATGATAGGCCAGTTGGCCCCAGAAAAGTTAAGTTAATTTTGCTCTAG